The following nucleotide sequence is from Mytilus galloprovincialis chromosome 12, xbMytGall1.hap1.1, whole genome shotgun sequence.
TCAATGTATGTCATCTTGAACTTATTCAATCACCTTCTTCTCTGAGACCATTATATAGATTTTGAAAAATACTATATGTATATTGTACAGAACTGATGTAACAATACAGTGTGTATCATGTAGTCAATATTTCAGTCTGAAAAAACTCTTGACAATGCTTTTGtcggggaaggggggggggggggttggctGTAGTTTATTCAGACCATGCAGAATTTTTGTAAAGCAATATACTGAtactaaattatatatttttttcatgcattttatttttagataattgagTTCTCTGTTGTGTTTCGGAATCGACATGTTTGAATTCGTATTtacctttttcctttttttcaaggGTTTTGTCGCCAATGTAGAGTTGCATTGTGTAACAGTTTAAAAGACCAGGTAGTTCCATCTGATGATATACATGAGACATTGCAGGAGGTTTGTAgaataaagattgttttaaaacCTTTGAAGTATATCTAAGAAATAATAATCGCTGCTCATTAGGTCAATTCCTCGTTCAACGGACCTGTCCGCACTCTCTTTTTTTTaagaatcttttaaaaaatattcctgGTTCCCACATTTCATATaaaatcatgtccatttcccgtgTACATATTTGATTCAGCATCAAACCCATGTATCCCAAGTGGGAGTGCTccaatatatatacaacagaggAAAATActtgtacagaacaaaacattggttttcTTCCCCCTTACTTACATTCCCCATCTAAATCATGCTGATTTTCGTAGCTTGTACTTAGGTAGTATctgtttgtttatgtggttcataggTATTTCTCCATTTGTATATATAGATTAAATCGTTTGTTaatctgtttgaattgtttacactagtaatttttgggtccattatagcttgctgtttgatttGGAttaaagccctgtgtaaaagacCTTACTATATCTTTGACATGTATctgttattatcaggttgggaacaggcaaggggtcattttactgttgtagaaaataaaatagaaaaacttAACTTAACAGGGGAGGGggatacatcatattttaaacaacttttctaaaagagggggtccacttattttgaataataaagaagaaaatgcttatttttaagtccaggaatattacaaaatacttaagacatgttttgaccatttaataccatatAGATATATAGTTTGTTGgaaaaatatgagcccttttgtactaaaaaacatataatataactTTAATCGACCACTCTaaaaaagggatatttataaatattattgagGGGTGTGTTCCAAACCtgattttgacttggatggacaattgcctatacatacatgtaccacatctaattatttcttggtgaccAGGGGAAAAACACTTCATacattaaagaaatgtcaaagtacaagtgataaatcaagttttattatttttaaaacctaTTATTTAGGTTAACAACAAAAAATTGTAATCGCTCGCCTTCACTTTTTATACCTCGCCTTAAacatttgcaaattaaatatttttttataaaactattcaaGTCGCTTGCTCGCTCAAATTGTTTGAGCCCAAAAATCtatagaacaagaaattaaattggtgtaaccTGATGGAGTTCTGTATGCACTTTAATGTTTtttaaagttatgcccctttgaacgcTAAAAGTTTACCTAAATATGCTACATGTATTGCAACAGATTGTAGTGGCAACTCCTCTGAATCCACCAAACAGAATTTCAAGaaacttttttgtagataaatagTTACagagttttaaaattttgagGGTTTTTTATATGTGAAAATATTTCTCCCCAGAAACCACTGAAGAAAATTTTACTAAGCTTGAACAACGTCATTATGagtttctttcttattttattttacagtctGAAAATATGAGATCTGCCTTTTTGACAGCTTCAAGTGGAGAACAGTTCCAGGAACCTACTTCAGAAACTGGATTTGAATTATATGAGGTAATATATATGCTAACTTTTTTAACACTTTAAGTTaacattttatctttaaaatggTCAAAATGACCATTTCCTTAAATTTCTAGCAAAAATTATTCTTTCGTAATGCAATAATTGAGATATTCTATAAgtgaatattttatattctaatatgacgtcttTATTACGTTTTGTAAACAAAGCGGTGTTCTAATGACACATGCAAGCGCACAGACTTACTTTTTATATTCTCattatttcatttacattttttcaaactgtttaacatatattttctttttgtaatgtaTTATATTTGACTTTATTTTACACCTCACTAACGCACAGtgtaaaatatcaacaaatataatgcgtacccatgttaaaatgagcatagagcatgacataaaggaattatttattaacatttaaatagataaatatcatcaatttgtttaaatatatagtaaattaGGATAGTTTTTCTAGAAGAAAAACAAGAACTAAAATGTATGTCTATGTTTTACACTGTAAGATTTTTTTCGCTTTTCTCAAGATTTACCTAGGTGTGTTAAAGTTTTTGTGTAATCAACTCCTATTGTTTAAAACGAGATCTCTGAAACTTAACAGAAAGATGCATACATACAtgttgaagttgtgcacctgccTTTATAGAATTGTTCAAACATTTGttctattaatattttaaccCATATTTTTCTTCTTGCAGACAAATTTGATACATGCATCTACAAATTCAGAACATAATGAACAATTCAGTGAAACAACAACAGAAACTGGACTTGAATTATCTGAGGTACATAGataatagaatttaaaaaaatagggaatatgttaaagagacaacaacccaaccagaCAGTCATAGAATTTATGAGTGTCAGTTAGTGCATGCTTCTACTTTGATCAATAAATGACACTTTTCAAATCTTTTATCTCCGTATTCCTGTATTTCAAGGATAAATGgactaattttattttatatctaaaGTTTAAACTTCACATACGGCCTCAGCTGTATACTTTAAAAATgcatccaatatatatatatgcatttgtttcaaatacaagaataattagatataggaatataacaatttataaaagtaaaccattataggttaatgtacagccttcaacacggagccttggctcacaccgaacaacaagatataaagggcttcaaaattactagtttaaaaccattcaaacgggaaaaccaacggtctatttaaaaaacaaaaaaacgagaaacatatataaattacataaacaaacgtcaactactgtacatcagattcctgacttaggacaggtgcaatcatttgcagcaggattaaacgttttaatggtaccaaaccttcccCCTTTTCCTGaataatagtataacatcacaacatataaaaacacacaataaaatatcaatcggaaggcttaactcaatcaaaaaacgtaaattaacacactatgaataaataaatttgatctgcgatacctgaatgcaaatacatagttaataaaatattagggacaaacattcaaggccaaaaagcaaacaaaaaagtctgaacaaagccatggcaagacactattataatttttttctctgaaactactctGCCAAAAttaacaatcatcattggagtatcttgtttaaaaatgtgtctgacaACCAAAATGGCTGACATGACTAAAATTAATCATAGTATTAAAAGTTTGTCGTTATCatttaaatgtttcatttaaaattaatataaatttgatattcaGCTAAATGTAAAActaaaacaattttttgtttattcttttccAGAACACAGAATACACTCTTTCACAAACAATTGAAGGAAGTGTATGGACACCATCAGCAAGCCAAGAAGATGTTAATTCCAGAAAGAGAAAGGCCTTGGATTCATTTCTACTAACTTGTGGTGAAAGTCCTGTTAAGAAGACCTTAACAGCTGAATGGAGAGTCTGTTCTGAAAGGACAAAATCTGATTACATTATAAAAACCTCAAAGATTTTGAatgaagttttaaatgttttggtGCCAGGACAAGAAACTGATGTATTGCAGGCAATAATGGAACGTAAAAAACAGAATGAAGAAAGCTTGTTGAATATAATTTCTGCTGTCTATATTGGATGTGAAGACTGGGGTTCACAGCGTCAAATCCTATCCATAGTAGCCCACCAGTCCTTAGAATTCAAATTCCAAACATATAGTTATTTATTCTTTGAAAGCTTAGTCTGTTCTCCAAACTGACAGACAAAATGCATAAGAACAAATAACAGTTAGCTTAAGTTTATTATAAAGAACTTAATTTTGTTCATCTTCTAATTTaccaacaatatatttttttttatcaatttcatgCTTTGTTTAAAGAGATACTTCAGTCAAATTCATGTTTACCGATTAGACagaaatttcatatttgatttgtAAGCATGTAAAACATTTACCTAAGTTTTTAATTGTCTAAATTAAACAATTTACCGGAGATTGGCTCTATAATATGTAGCTGGGTTTCGTTTGTGTTTTAGTCTTGACTCCATCTAATATGCTATCGGGAAGACGTCCGAAGAACCTCCAGTGGTCATAACAGCGATACAAACATAAATAATGATATTAATATAAAGCAAATTTGTGCAATTGTGTTTTTCTATGTCTgcttattttcatttgatatataaaaatcattgtttacttgtataagaatgatttttgttgtggatcgaatcagtcattaaaaatagtttacatttattttttttcaatgctgACATTCTTTGCCTTTAAATAACCGAACCTGCATAATacatgcgttatccatctctagctaaaaGGTTAAATTGAATTTCATATGAAAACGGATTCAATGATGTCGAATTTTTCACTTGCTAGTGATTAATCATCAACAATGTGTCATTGCTccatttgacaaaattgaaccagacaggctgctaaaagcgaataatTATTTCCCTATTTCACTTTCAGTAATAATTGAACAAAAGACTTAAGGTTTTatcatatatctcgtagctagtaccCCTTTAATAAATCTATATAATACGTTTAGCATTTATCATTACATAACATCATATATCGTTGACATCACGTGGTAATTCGTACAATTCTCTTTCTAAAGAATATCAGCTATAatcttttatttgaaattgaatataCTACCTATTGAATTTTGCTTTGTATTATCTGTTTAGCTTTCATATGGAAGAAATTAAACTTCaacttttaatattcagttgATACCCGAGGAAATGATATAAATAAAGATGAATctctttaaacatgtttaatattatgCATTGAAAGAAAATATTGCAGTTCATTTTcgtgttgaaataaaaaaaaaaaagaaatttgcaAAAATCTATACCGCTTAATGAATAATTAGCTTACAGCGAGACATGCTTATATCAATCGGATTTTAAACAAAATGAGAAGAGTTAAATATACGATGTGATCTGCACTAGAATATActtattattaatacaatgtagatataggaagatgtggtatgagtgccaatgagacaactctccatccaaataacaatttataaaagtaaaccattgtagctCAAGTTACgaccttcaaaacggagccttggctcacaccgaacagcaagctataaagggctccaaaaatataagtgtaaaaccattcaaacgggaaaaaccaacggtcttataaaaaaaaaacgaaaaacgaatgaaCTACGtgcataaacagacgacaactactgtacatcagattccggtttaaaaagttatcaaaggtaacaggattataattttgagGATGTTCATGTTCCAAAACGTTGGAACCAATCAGATTATTATTTACTTTATAAGCGTTGGTTTCATTCGTTGGGGGTGTGTCTTATAAATGTATGACGAGTAGCCTCTGTATGAAGCATTGATCTCCTATGTGAAGGCATAGAAAGTGTACAATGGCGACCCGATGGCGGAAACAGAGAACAACAAAAACTATTTTGTAGGTTAATGCATGTAATACAACCTATCTGTCTGGTATTGGTAATACTTCTTTTTACATATTCATGTAAAACATACTCTTTTTTGTCAAATAGCATTTAAGATTAAATGAAGTTGCGGTGCATCGAAGGATCCAGCCTCCGGGGGACCGACTCCTGTCGTCCTGATCGAAAATCGTCAAATTATTTTGATGGCTACCGAAAGAATATTCTTGTCATTATCTGTTTCACTAATAATATCTTAGAAATTAGGTGACTTACATGATGTCATTATACTCCTTCAAATGTCTTCAAATTTAAATGTCTTCTTATTTAAATTATTCAAAGGCCTTCAAATGCtgaactaaatttaatgaaatattatggGGGAGGGGTATCCAACCAGGTATCGGGATCGTTCGCCctgattacatgttcgccctaggttcgTTCACACTTCTTCGCCCTGatacagggatctccatggatgaaaattgaacgatggaggaactttcacaaTCATAAACCGTATCTACgccgtacagtgtagcgcgatcgaaagtatttcatccctccacataaggataggtgaacatgctaattcattgcttatttgaatattcattAAAAATACTATatagaagtacatgtatatatattttcaatatttgccgTTTGTAACCCTTCAAAGGCCAAGCCCTCATGCCCCCTCCCTTTACCTAAGTCGAGAATGACCAATAGCTATCACGATGGTCCTCATTtagttttcttgctatttttggtaattgttaaaaatcatgtggagcttatttttcacggacactgtcaaattcagaagtcatgaacccattaccggtatggcttgTTTGCAGTAACGACAAAACGAGTAGTACGGGTAAAAAGGCcaggttatgtaaaaggttaaaagatttgtaaagcaaatgttgtcaaatgaaaaggtttttaatgactttatctagcaaatccatgctatgcaacatgcatctttcgagtctaaatagaaaccggaaacgcggatgtttcaatttgattgtaaactacgaaatgaattcggaattacgatacgatatttctttacaggaaatattaaaagtgtttactttttaacttttaaagtaatgCTATATTATCGTTAcattacagcagtactcgagttatttgcgatgaaataataattactgttttatgtcttattttgtacttcttaaaaagggggatgctgatagCGTAActaagtcaaaataaaagcatgCGATAGTCCGTTCGCCCTGGGTTCGTTCGCCCTATTTTCATGTATGATATGTATATGATACATTAATGAAcgagatatatatattttatatatattaaaatgtatgtatatccattaaagttaaatacagaatacttgccaattttttataaattaaataaaattcttggctgcattgttacactttaatttataattaaattctgAGAAACTTATTTCCTAGTAATGTAATTACATACGGATACAAACTTCAAAACGAAACTAATTGTAATATTGACcgactatttcaaatatttaaatacatgaaaattaactatatatgtatttaatgaTACGATAGGTCACTGATTCTCTGAAGATATATACTGTTACAAAAATAGAAGAGTTTGTCCTAGAGATAATATTGAGATGTTTGGATTGCTTAAGGACTCGTTCTTATTTCAACATCTCTGAAGATTTATGTTGTTACAAGAAAAGGagttttatttaaacattgtatgcACGAAGCCTCCGCTTCACCCACGTAGCTCCTACCTTCGTATTGCCTTGTTTTGCGCTTGGTGATCTCCGACTAATCTTAGTTTAACCCCTGAGATTAGAATTCATATCTATCAAATATGCTATTTAAATGCATCAGTTCACTAAGTGACTGGGTTGAATTGCACTTGAAGCACCTACATGTAATCAGCCTTTGTAATTAAACGAGAAAAATACTGGGGTTCCCAAAATTTGGTGAATCAGCTTTCTGTTTCTTGTGTGTCATTCACTTAGATAATATCTAAGTACAAATGACCACCTTGCATAACAAAAACGACAAATTTATAGCTGTTTAGATAACAGTTGGTAAAAAAACTCTCTGAAACAATAAAATGTTTCCAAGAGAGAGTTCAGTAAAAATAAGAATGAACGACAATCTAGCTTCCTGTGTATAATGTCTAACCAAGAATATGCCGTATTGCTAACAAACAA
It contains:
- the LOC143053712 gene encoding uncharacterized protein LOC143053712, translating into METFHLNPNGCQIRSCVGSILSHLRATHIAVSTIKSEYDLIKARSGYFAETEAIDDHIICPNHRFHLGKGFRRRKVCMSKELLSNCCHTHQASDTTGSLTQSQQIYKQHGILIPVGSGFCRQCRVALCNSLKDQVVPSDDIHETLQESENMRSAFLTASSGEQFQEPTSETGFELYETNLIHASTNSEHNEQFSETTTETGLELSENTEYTLSQTIEGSVWTPSASQEDVNSRKRKALDSFLLTCGESPVKKTLTAEWRVCSERTKSDYIIKTSKILNEVLNVLVPGQETDVLQAIMERKKQNEESLLNIISAVYIGCEDWGSQRQILSIVAHQSLEFKFQTYSYLFFESLVCSPN